One window of Aspergillus oryzae RIB40 DNA, chromosome 3 genomic DNA carries:
- a CDS encoding uncharacterized protein (predicted protein), with translation MRGFGGNQRDFGAGDNGMNGFSGERQEGVDEMDVDEMDVDEMDVDEMDMDEMDMDEMDVDEMDVDESNAGRDRGAWEESEDIQRGVTEGGQMSTSHRDIQCRRMELIREHEYLWQALGA, from the exons ATGAGGGGTTTTGGGGGAAATCAGAGAGACTTTGGCGCAGGTGATAATGGGATGAATGGATTTAGTGGCGAGAGACAGGAGGGGGttgatgagatggacgtggatgagatggacgtggatgagatggacgtggatgagatggacatggatgagatggacatggatgagatggacgtggatgagatggacgtgGATGAGAGTAACGCTGGGCGAGATCGAGGAGCATGGGAGGAAAGTGAGGATATCCAGAGAGGAGTTACTGAAGGCGGTCAAATGTCAACTAGCCACAGAGATATCCAGTGCAGGAGAATGGAGTTGATTAGAGAGC ATGAGTATTTGTGGCAAGCCTTAGGAGCATGA
- a CDS encoding phosphatidylinositol phosphate kinase family protein (predicted protein) — translation MGRRRQQALAKSIQFALFRDPKTFRKTLIGRIIAFFSIFYLKLLRYEPDVFRKLRNEIWEISEEQYRACFLSGKDKALPLLPMGDLGFSGSTFFSTSNSAFLVKSLPRHFEHSFFRNDLFQPYYEYITSHPDSILVWITDYIYAAYTSLGTLVKTTPAHHIIMENMLCGKEKDPAAEKWETYDLKPIDYFFPERDLVPDPLVSQETLSRLADEFPDKIRLTQSDYDDMKRMIEADTAFLASANAVDYSLFLVRFPASSNPDVIGKKSKWRIGLASTDGKWKYRAVLLDFFWAKHKLHAQAMTGVIQTFNVIGRQGPMTITTTADEYREKFLALMDSIMEVYEP, via the exons ATGGGTCGTCGTCGCCAGCAAGCCCTTGCCAAAAGTATACAATTCGCGCTCTTCCGAGATCCCAAGACCTTCCGCAAGACCTTGATTGGACGGATCATTGCATTCTTCAGCATATTTTACCTAAAGCTTCTTCGATATGAGCCAGATGTGTTCCGAAAGCTGCGAAATGAGATCTGGGAGATCTCGGAGGAGCAATATAGAGCCTGCTTCTTGAGTGGAAAAGACAAGGCGCTTCCTCTACTCCCGATGGGAGATCTGGGCTTTTCTGGATCC ACATTCTTCAGCACATCCAACTCCGCATTCCTCGTCAAGAGCCTCCCCCGCCATTTCGAACATTCCTTCTTCCGCAATGACCTCTTTCAACCTTACTATGAATACATAACTAGTCACCCCGACTCCATCCTTGTTTGGATTACGGATTACATCTATGCAGCGTACACATCACTGGGAACCCTCGTGAAAACAACCCCAGCGCACCACATTATCATGGAGAACATGCTATGcgggaaggagaaggatcCAGCCGCTGAGAAGTGGGAGACCTACGACCTGAAACCAATTGACTATTTCTTTCCCGAGCGGGATCTAGTCCCCGATCCACTCGTCAGCCAAGAAACTTTGAGTCGACTGGCAGACGAGTTTCCAGATAAGATTCGGCTGACTCAATCGGACTATGACGATATGAAGCGGATGATAGAGGCCGACACGGCATTTCTTGCGTCGGCGAATGCGGTGGATTACTCCTTGTTTCTGGTTCGCTTTCCGGCCTCCTCCAACCCCGATGTCATTGGGAAAAAGAGTAAGTGGCGTATTGGGTTAGCGTCCACGGATGGAAAGTGGAAGTATCGTGCGGTGCTGTTGGATTTCTTCTGGGCCAAACATAAGTTGCATGCACAGGCGATGACGGGAGTCATTCAGACGTTCAATGTCATTGGCCGTCAAGGGCCAATGACCATTACCACGACGGCTGATGAGTATCGGGAGAAGTTCCTGGCTTTGATGGATTCCATCATGGAGGTTTATGAACCTTGA
- a CDS encoding arginine--tRNA ligase (Arginyl-tRNA synthetase) codes for MASAADLTVAVEGLKLQSTTETSKFPNSFPSLNPVDIYREHIAEKLGAATGIDSEKIYTRLQWSSTLDKGDLLLPVPALGIKGKKPQELCEELAQKFPESDLVLPPTCVGIHLVFFFKPQPLTHTVVSRILKEKAAYGTNGNQGLRDPSDPSKGQKKIIVEFSSPNIAKPFHAGHLRSTIIGGFLANLYTVMGWDVIKMNYLGDWGKQYGLLANGYKQFGSEEALNKDPINHLFDVYVKINNVVAQQEGPIKELKEQIKAKKEKNEDVSELEQELQKLVDASEDESARRYFKSMEDGNEEALGLWRRFRDLSIQKYRQTYARLNIDFDVYSGESQIKNESMTAAYETMEKAGVSEKSEGAVIVDFTKHGAKKLGKAIIIRKDGTPLYLTRDIGAITEREEAYHFDKMIYVVAMQQDLHLAQLFKITELMGHKDLASRCQHVNFGMVRGMSTRKGTVKFLDDILGDVRDKMHEVMKKNEEKYQQVENPEETADILGITSVMVQDMSGKRINGYDFNLDAMTSFEGDTGPYLQYAHARLCSIIRKSELNVEELGSANLDLLTETHATDLARMLAQWPDVLLNTTRTLEPCTILQYLFKMTHTLSSSYEVLKVVGSEPELKKARMALYESARQVLYNGMRVVGLSPVSRYVPLS; via the exons ATGGCATCTGCTGCTGACCTTACTGTCGCCGTGGAGGGGCTCAAGCTCCAGTCCACCACCGAGACCTCGAAGTTCCCCaactcctttccttccctgaACCCCGTCGATATCTACAGAGAGCATATCGCCGAGAAGCTGGGTGCGGCTACCGGCATCGATTCCGAGAAGATCTATACTCGTCTGCAATGGAGTAGCACATTGGACAAGGGTGATTTGTTGCTGCCG GTCCCCGCCTTGGGTatcaagggaaagaagcccCAAGAGCTGTGCGAAGAGCTTGCCCAGAAGTTCCCCGAGTCCGACCTCGTGCTCCCTCCTACTTGTGTTGGCATCCACTTggtgttcttcttcaagccGCAACCCTTGACCCATACTGTTGTGAGCCGCATCttgaaagagaaggcggCCTACGGTACAAATGGCAACCAGGGTCTGCGTGACCCCTCGGACCCTTCCAAGggccagaagaagataatTGTCGAGTTCTCCTCGCCCAACATCGCTAAGCCTTTCCATGCCGGTCACTTGCGTAGTACCATTATCGGAGGTTTCCTGGCGAACCTCTACACCGTCATGGGATGGGATGTCATCAAGATGAACTACCTTGGTGACTGGGGTAAGCAGTATGGTCTGCTTGCCAACGGTTACAAGCAGTTCGGTAGCGAAGAGGCGCTGAACAAGGACCCGATCAACCACCTGTTCGATGTTTACgtcaagatcaacaacgTTGTTGCCCAGCAGGAGGGACCCATCAAGGAGCTGAAGGAGCagatcaaggccaagaaggagaagaatgaggaTGTCTCCGAACTCGAACAGGAATTGCAAAAGCTTGTGGACGCCAGTGAGGACGAGAGCGCTCGTCGCTACTTCAAGAGTATGGAAGATGGTAATGAAGAGGCATTGGGTCTCTGGCGCCGTTTCCGTGACCTCAGTATCCAGAAGTACCGTCAAACCTACGCCCGTCTGAACATTGACTTTGATGTGTACTCTGGCGAGTCTCAGATCAAGAATGAGAGCATGACTGCTGCCTATGAGACCATGGAGAAGGCCGGCGTCTCCGAGAAGTCTGAGGGCGCCGTTATTGTTGACTTCACCAAGCACGGTGCCAAGAAGCTTGGAAAGGCTATCATTATCCGTAAGGACGGTACTCCTCTCTACCTCACTCGCGATATTGGTGCTATCACGGAGCGTGAGGAGGCCTACCACTTTGACAAGATGATCTACGTCGTTGCTATGCAGCAGGATCTCCATCTGGCCCAGCTATTCAAGATCACCGAACTGATGGGCCACAAGGACCTGGCTAGCCGTTGCCAGCACGTCAACTTCGGCATGGTCCGCGGTATGAGCACTCGTAAGGGTACTGTCAAGTTCTTGGATGATATTCTGGGAGACGTTCGTGACAAGATGCACGAAgtcatgaagaagaacgagGAGAAGTACCAGCAAGTCGAGAACCCCGAGGAGACGGCCGATATCCTTGGTATTACTTCCGTCATGGTGCAGGACATGTCTGGCAAGCG TATCAACGGCTATGATTTCAACCTGGACGCTATGACCTCCTTTGAGGGTGATACCGGTCCTTATCTGCAATATGCCCACGCCCGTCTCTGTTCGATTATTCGCAAGTCGGAGCTGAATGTTGAGGAGCTGGGCTCCGCGAACCTGGATCTCTTGACGGAAACCCACGCTACGGACCTTGCCCGTATGCTGGCTCAGTGGCCCGACGTCCTGCTGAACACCACCCGCACTCTGGAGCCGTGCACCATCCTTCAATACCTGTTCAAGATGACTCACACCCTGAGCTCCAGTTACGAAGTGCTCAAGGTCGTGGGCAGTGAGcctgagctgaagaaggctcGTATGGCTCTGTACGAGTCCGCTCGCCAGGTCCTTTACAACGGTATGAGGGTGGTGGGTCTCAGCCCCGTCTCACGGTATGTCCCTTTGAGTTAA
- a CDS encoding serine/threonine-protein kinase RIO1 (serine/threonine protein kinase involved in cell cycle control): protein MASTDPSAQAPGLADGLTPSHTYVPNQGYLNEDGTTPTIAGQDPALQEDEEDEEEEYYDDIFEEDDLEAENITSSNPADLTKAYNRQRKTNELAADPNAPKWTYPKSNTQKPSINTRASVDDQIKSLTRHAAKLKLDDQQSGLAARGDRGNDRADRATSEQVLDPRTRMLLLQMINRNIVSEIHGCLSTGKEANVYYSMLFPDEEDASPIHRAIKVYKTSILVFKDRDKYVTGEFRFRQGYSKSNNRAMVKLWAEKEMRNLRRIHAAGIPCPEPVYLRLHVLVMAFLGNSKGIASPRLKDVEFDIPNPETRWRELYIDLLGYMRVMYQTCRLVHADLSEYNMLYHKKKLHIIDVSQSVEHDHPRSLEFLRMDIKNISDFFRRKSVDVLPERMVFEYIITAEGPATVDQSEEMQEAIEKLFVARAEMPDEELDTAVFRQQYIPQTLEQVYDIERDAEKVHAGEGEDLVYRDLLASGKSAKQPDDAESDAGSDVSGGVSVGGSGSDEDDDEEKDPFDKGVPRGKRFVDKDTKRDHKQKVKEEKREKRANKMPKHMKKRLVSTSSRKKK from the coding sequence ATGGCGTCGACGGATCCAAGTGCCCAGGCTCCTGGTCTGGCTGATGGTTTAACACCTTCGCATACCTACGTCCCGAACCAAGGATATCTCAATGAAGATGGCACTACCCCCACTATAGCGGGGCAAGATCCTGCGCTgcaggaggacgaggaggacgaagaagaggaatacTACgatgatatcttcgaagaagatgacctAGAGGCAGAGAACATTACCTCATCGAACCCCGCCGACCTAACGAAGGCCTACAACCGCCAGCGCAAAACGAACGAACTCGCCGCCGACCCGAATGCTCCCAAGTGGACTTACCCGAAGTCCAATACGCAAAAGCCAAGCATCAACACCCGTGCATCAGTTGACGACCAGATCAAGTCGTTGACTCGCCATGCCGCGAAGCTCAAACTTGATGATCAGCAGTCCGGATTGGCGGCTCGGGGTGACCGCGGTAACGACCGAGCCGATAGAGCAACTTCGGAGCAGGTGTTGGATCCCCGTACACGAAtgcttctgctgcagatgatCAACCGCAATATCGTTTCCGAGATTCACGGATGTTTATCAACGGGTAAAGAAGCTAACGTATACTACTCTATGTTGTTCCcggatgaggaggatgccAGCCCCATTCACCGGGCAATCAAAGTCTACAAGACCAGTATTTTGGtcttcaaagacagagaTAAGTACGTCACTGGCGAGTTCAGATTCAGACAAGGCTACAGCAAGAGCAACAACCGGGCGATGGTGAAACTATGGGCCGAGAAGGAAATGCGCAACCTCCGAAGAATCCATGCGGCCGGAATTCCTTGCCCAGAGCCGGTCTACCTGCGACTTCATGTCCTCGTCATGGCATTCCTCGGTAACTCCAAGGGAATTGCATCGCCTCGTCTCAAGGACGTCGAATTCGATATCCCCAACCCCGAGACCCGCTGGCGTGAGCTCTACATCGATCTACTTGGCTACATGCGCGTGATGTACCAGACATGTCGCCTGGTTCACGCAGATCTGAGCGAGTACAACATGCTTTAccacaagaaaaagctccatatcatcgatgTCAGTCAGAGTGTCGAGCATGACCACCCTCGGAGTCTTGAATTCCTGCGtatggatatcaagaacatcaGCGACTTTTTCCGTCGTAAATCCGTCGATGTCTTGCCTGAGCGGATGGTTTTCGAGTATATCATTACAGCCGAAGGCCCAGCCACTGTGGACCAGAGCGAAGAAATGCAAGAAGCCATTGAAAAGCTCTTTGTGGCTCGAGCCGAGATGCCAGACGAGGAACTAGACACTGCCGTCTTCCGTCAACAGTATATCCCCCAAACACTGGAACAGGTTTATGATATCGAGCGTGATGCCGAGAAAGTACATGCgggtgaaggtgaagacCTCGTCTACCGGGATCTTCTCGCCAGTGGCAAATCCGCTAAGCAACCTGACGACGCGGAGAGTGATGCGGGCTCTGATGTGAGTGGCGGAGTCTCCGTAGGAGGTTCTGGGtcggacgaagatgacgacgaagaaaaggatcCCTTTGACAAGGGGGTCCCGCGCGGGAAGCGTTTCGTTGACAAAGACACCAAGCGCGATCACAAgcagaaggtgaaggaggagaagcgtGAAAAACGTGCGAACAAGATGCCAAAGCACATGAAGAAACGCCTGGTGTCTACTTCTtcacgaaagaagaaataa
- a CDS encoding cytochrome b5 reductase family protein (NADH-cytochrome b-5 reductase), with translation MEDEFLVEPRKVLNPTEFQNFVLKEKNEISHNVAIYRFALPRPTDILGLPIGQHISLAATIEGQPKEVVRSYTPISSDNEAGYFDLLVKAYPQGNISKYLTTLKIGDNMKVRGPKGAMVYTPNMCRHIGMIAGGTGITPMLQIIKAIIRNRPRNGGNDTTQVDLIFANVNPEDILLKEELEQLVKEDDGFRVYYVLNNPPEGWTGGVGFVTPDMIKERLPAPAQDIKIMLCGPPPMISAMKKATESLGYTKARPVSKLEDQVFCF, from the exons ATGGAGGACGAATTCCTCGTCG AACCCAGAAAGGTCCTGAACCCTACCGAGTTCCAGAACTTTGtcttgaaggagaagaatgagatcTCTCACAACGTCGCTATCTATCGCTTTGCCCTGCCTCGCCCCACCGACATCTTGGGTCTGCCCATCGGTCAACACATCTCTCTCGCCGCTACCATTGAAGGCCAGCCCAAGGAGGTTGTGCGCTCTTACACCCCCATCTCCTCCGACAATGAGGCTGGATACTTTGATCTCCTCGTCAAGGCCTACCCTCAGGGTAACATTTCCAAGTACCTGACCACCCTGAAGATCGGCGACAACATGAAGGTGCGCGGCCCCAAGGGTGCCATGGTGTACACCCCGAACATGTGCCGTCACATTGGTATGATCGCCGGAGGAACCGGTATCACCCCCATGCTGcagatcatcaaggccatcatcCGCAACCGCCCCCGCAACGGTGGTAATGACACCACCCAGGTGGACCTGATCTTTGCCAACGTCAACCCCGAGGATATCCTGCtgaaggaagaactggagcAGCTCGTCAAGGAGGATGACGGCTTCCGTGTCTACTATGTACTTAACAACCCCCCTGAGGGCTGGaccggtggtgttggattCGTTACTCCTGACATGATCAAGGAGCGCCTCCCTGCTCCGGCCCAGGACATCAAGATCATGCTGTGCGGCCCCCCTCCCATGATCAGCGCCATGAAGAAGGCGACCGAGTCTCTTGGATACACCAAGGCTCGCCCTGTCAGCAAGCTCGAGGACCAGGTGTTCTGCTTCTAA
- a CDS encoding chromosome segregation protein SMC (structural maintenance of chromosome protein 3 (sister chromatid cohesion complex Cohesin, subunit SMC3)) — translation MYVKQIIIQGFKSYKDQTVIEPFSPKHNVIVGRNGSGKSNFFAAIRFVLGDAYTHMGREERQALLHEGSGSAVMSAYVEIIFDNSDDRFPTGKPEVVLRRTIGMKKDEYTLDRKNATKNDVMNLLESAGFSRSNPYYIVPQGRVTALTNMKDSERLNLLKEVAGTQVYEARRAESLKIMHETNNKRTKIDELLDFINERLSELEEEKDELRNFQEKDKERRCLEYTIYSREQQEISSYLDSLEEQRQTGVEDTDLNRDRFIQGEKEMTQIDAEIAECKQQIEFLKVDKAQLEDERREASKALAQVELQAKSLTDNQAAAQAQKSRRDEELKSVQAAIEEREAELQQLIPSFNSAKDQEDAVKAQLTEAETSRRRLYAKQSRNSRFRNKSERDKWLQAEIKDNYTSISTVQGVMAQTQEDIKELENEIALLEPETERLRKQIDGRGDTIQSVEQQVQAAKDERDRLMDQRKELWREEAKLDSILVNATNEVDRADRSLSQMMDHNTSRGIAAVRRIKRQYNLEGVYGTLAELFDVNDRYRTAVEVTAGQSLFHYVVDTDETATKVLEILQQEKAGRVTFMPLNRLRSRPTNMPRASDTIPMIEKLQYDRAYEKAFVHVFGKTIICPNLQVAAQYARSHGVNAITPEGDRSDKRGALTGGFHDSRQSRLDAVKNLTKWRDEVETKKSRGNEIRKELEHLDQLITRAVGELQKLEQQRHQVQNSSGPLRQELRSKRDLIQKKNDNLEAKRRALRNIETNLAAVTDQVNAFEAELKSPFQKALTNDEEARLESLSATAQDLRRQYQELSSQRSELEARKSVLEVELRENLNPRLDQLVGQDIDMADDGSQGNLKETQREMKRLSKALEKLGQRLQQVDESIEQANARMAELGQRNAETRRELDELAKSIEKHQRRMEKSMQKKAALTKQAAECAANIRDLGVLPDEAFTKYKNMDSNAVVKKLHKVNEGLKKYSHVNKKAFEQYNSFTKQRETLTNRREELDASQKSIDDLINVLDQRKDEAIERTFKQVSREFHNVFEKLVPAGRGRLIIQRKTDRAMRQADELDSEDEEARNSVENYVGVGISVSFNSKHDEQQRIQQLSGGQKSLCALALVFAIQACDPAPFYLFDEIDANLDAQYRTAVAQMLQSISDATNGQFICTTFRPEMLHVAEKCYGVSFRQKASTIDVVSREEALKFVEEQKS, via the exons ATGTACGTCAAGCAAATCATTATCCAGGGCTTTAAGAG CTACAAGGACCAAACAGTCATTGAGCCCTTTTCTCCAAAACACAATGTCATCGTTGGTCGCAATGGCTCTGGCAAGAGTAACTTCTTCGCAGCCATTCGCTTCGTTCTCGGCGATGCCTACACTCACATGGGCCGAGAAGAGCGACAGGCTCTCCTACAC GAAGGTTCGGGTTCCGCTGTGATGTCGGCATACGTTGAGATTATCTTCGATAACTCCGATGATCGGTTCCCTACTGGTAAACCCGAAGTCGTACTCCGTCGTACTATTGgcatgaagaaagatgaatatACGCTGGATCGTAAGAATGCCACCAAGAACGATGTCATGAATCTGCTCGAGTCTGCCGGTTTTTCGCGGTCGAACCCCTACTATATTGTCCCCCAGGGTCGAGTAACAGCCTTGACCAATATGAAAGACTCAGAACGACTGAATTTGCTGAAGGAAGTGGCCGGAACACAGGTTTACGAAGCGCGCCGTGCAGAGTCTCTCAAGATCATGCACGAAACAAACAATAAGCGGACCAAGATTGACGAACTCCTGGATTTCATCAACGAGCGTCTctcagagctggaggaggagaaggacgagCTGAGGAATTtccaagaaaaagataaggAGAGGCGCTGTTTAGAGTACACGATTTACTCCCGCGAGCAACAAGAGATCTCCAGTTATCTTGACAGTCTGGAAGAGCAAAGGCAGACCGGTGTTGAAGACACCGACTTGAACCGTGACCGTTTCATCCAAGGCGAGAAGGAAATGACACAGATTGACGCCGAAATCGCCGAGTGCAAGCAACAAATCGAGTTCCTCAAGGTGGACAAGGCGCAGTTAGAAGACGAGCGCCGCGAAGCTTCCAAAGCACTTGCGCAGGTTGAGCTGCAGGCTAAGTCGCTCACCGATAATCAAGCTGCTGCTCAAGCCCAGAAGTCTCGCCGTGACGAAGAATTGAAGTCCGTTCAGGCTGCTATTGAAGAGCGCGAGGCGGAACTCCAGCAACTCATTCCGAGTTTCAATTCCGCAAAAGACCAGGAGGATGCTGTCAAGGCACAACTGACCGAGGCAGAGACTTCCCGTCGGAGATTGTATGCCAAACAGAGCCGGAATTCCCGCTTTAGAAACAAGTCCGAACGAGATAAGTGGCTGCAGGCCGAGATTAAGGACAACTACACGTCCATATCCACAGTACAGGGGGTGATGGCACAGACTcaggaggatatcaaagagcTCGAAAACGAGATTGCCCTCCTAGAACCGGAAACAGAACGTTTGCGGAAGCAGATTGATGGTCGAGGAGACACCATTCAGTCTGTGGAGCAACAAGTCCAAGCGGCGAAGGATGAGAGAGATCGCCTAATGGACCAGCGGAA GGAACTGTGGAGAGAGGAAGCAAAGTTGGATTCGATTCTCGTGAATGCCACAAATGAAGTGGACCGCGCAGATCGCTCCCTATCTCAGATGATGGATCACAACACCAGTCGTGGCATTGCGGCCGTCCGCAGAATCAAGCGCCAATACAACCTTGAAGGAGTTTATGGCACACTTGCAGAACTCTTTGATGTCAACGACCGGTACCGAACAGCCGTCGAGGTTACGGCGGGTCAGAGTCTGTTCCACTATGTGGTCGACACGGACGAGACTGCCACCAAGGTGTTGGAGATCTtgcaacaagaaaaggcaggAAGGGTTACGTTCATGCCGCTGAACAGGCTACGGTCAAGGCCTACCAACATGCCCAGAGCTAGCGACACGATACCAATGATCGAAAAGCTCCAGTACGATCGGGCATACGAGAAAGCATTTGTTCATGTATTCGGCAAAACCATCATCTGTCCGAACTTACAGGTTGCCGCGCAGTATGCCCGAAGCCATGGTGTGAACGCTATCACCCCCGAGGGTGACCGTTCAGATAAGAGGGGTGCCCTTACTGGTGGTTTCCATGACTCGCGCCAATCCCGTCTCGATGCAGTTAAAAATCTGACCAAGTggagagatgaagttgagacCAAGAAGAGCCGTGGTAATGAAATTCGAAAGGAGCTTGAACACCTGGACCAACTTATCACGAGAGCTGTAGGTGAGTTGCAAAAGCTGGAGCAACAAAGACACCAGGTACAGAATAGCAGTGGCCCACTGCGGCAGGAGCTGCGAAGCAAGCGTGACCTtatccaaaagaaaaatgacaatCTTGAGGCTAAGCGAAGGGCTCTGCGCAATATCGAGACCAACTTGGCTGCTGTGACAGATCAGGTCAATGCCTTCGAGGCGGAACTTAAGTCGCCGTTCCAGAAAGCACTAAccaacgacgaagaagctcgTCTGGAAAGTCTCAGTGCTACCGCTCAAGACCTTCGACGGCAGTATCAAGAACTCTCCAGCCAACGCAGTGAACTGGAGGCCCGCAAGTCTGTTCTGGAAGTTGAGCTTCGGGAGAATCTCAACCCTCGTCTTGATCAGCTGGTGGGCcaggatattgatatggcCGATGATGGCAGTCAGGGTAACTTGAAGGAGACCCAGCGGGAAATGAAGCGTCTCAGCAAGGCGCTCGAAAAACTTGGTCAACGCCTCCAACAAGTGGACGAGTCCATTGAACAAGCCAATGCTCGCATGGCTGAGCTTGGGCAAAGAAACGCAGAGACCCGGCGAGAGCTGGACGAGCTAGCCAAGTCCATTGAGAAACACCAACGacggatggagaagagcatGCAAAAGAAGGCTGCCCTAACCAAGCAGGCCGCCGAATGTGCAGCAAACATCCGGGATCTTGGTGTCCTTCCTGACGAAGCTTTCACCAAGTACAAGAACATGGACTCCAATGCCGTCGTCAAGAAGCTTCATAAAGTTAACGAGGGTCTCAAGAAGTACTCCCATGTCAACAAGAAAGCGTTCGAACAGTACAACAGCTTCACGAAGCAGCGTGAGACACTCACTAACCGAAGAGAAGAGCTTGATGCCTCTCAGAAATCGATCGATGATCTCATCAACGTACTTGATCagaggaaggatgaagccATCGAACGAACCTTCAAGCAAGTTTCCCGCGAGTTCCACAATGTGTTTGAAAAGCTTGTACCTGCGGGTCGTGGTCGTTTGATCATTCAGCGCAAGACCGACCGCGCCATGCGACAGGCAGACGAGCTCGATtccgaggacgaagaagCCCGGAATAGCGTGGAGAACTACGTCGGTGTTGGAATCAGTGTCAGCTTCAATAGTAAGCATGATGAGCAACAGCGTATCCAGCAGCTCAGTGGTGGCCAAAAGA GTCTTTGCGCCCTTGCATTAGTCTTCGCTATCCAAGCTTGTGACCCTGCCCCATTCTATCTTTTCGATGAGATCGATGCCAACCTCGACGCCCAGTACCGTACCGCGGTCGCTCAGATGCTCCAATCGATCTCGGACGCCACGAATGGACAGTTCATTTGCACTACTTTCCGGCCCGAGATGTTACATGTGGCCGAGAAGTGTTACGGTGTCAGCTTCCGGCAAAAGGCTAGTACGATTGACGTGGTGTCGAGAGAGGAGGCATTGAAGTTCGTTGAAGAGCAGAAGTCATAA